A stretch of DNA from Spirosoma endbachense:
CACTTCTTTTAAGGTTTTTTCATTCACAGAAACTACCGAACCTGTAACATCCCGTTTACGTTGGGTGCCGTACCCGACAACGACCACTTCATTGAGCGTTTTGTCATCGGCAACCAGTGTGAGGTTAATAACAGAGCGATTCCCCACGGTCACCTCCTGCGTAGCAAAGCCGATGAAGGAGAAAACGAGCACAGTGCTGGCCTCATCCGGAATGGAAAGTTTGTAATTACCATCACCGTCTGAAGTTGTTCCACGCGTTGTATTCTTTATTTGAATATTTACGCCTGGTAAACTTTCGCCATTTTCACCCGTGACCCGGCCAGTCAGTTGTTTATCCACAGCGGCCTCCGTGTTGAGTTCACTGGAGGCATTTTGCTGAAGCTGGGTTGCTGGCGCAGTGTATCTTTTTATCACAATTTGCTGTCCTACAACATCATAGCTCAGATTAAGTGGCGTCAGGATATGATCCAATACCTGCGAAAGCTGTTCATTTTTTGCCTGGTAATTAACTTTCCGTTTCGATTGAATGATTTCCCGGCTGAATAAAAATTGAACGCTCGTCTGTTTTTCAATTCGCCTGATCGTTACCTCAACATCCTCATTCTGGGCTGAGATACTGACTCGTCGACTTAAAAGCTCCTGCGCTTTGCCGTCGAGGGCAAAGCCTATATTAGTTAGGGTAAGTGCAAGTAAGATTTGCAGGCTTGAAATTCTCATAATCCTGATCCAAACATTGCGATTGATGAAAAGGTATTGCATACATTTATGCGTTTTTGTTGTTTTTAGGAGGAAATGACACAAAACGTATCCCTTCTCTACTCGAAGAGATAATGTGTATATCTGACACATTTAGGGGAATTTGGGCGATAGTGTTGGTAGCACTATCGCTTTTCTTTTAGAAAAAGGATAGTTTTTTATACCATAGATAGTAGATTGGTTAAAGGTTACAGGAACAATCAATTACACCCGCGACTATGAATAATCACCTGGTTATCAACAACGTCAAAGGTAGATTCAATGGTTAGACAGATAAGTCTGATTTTCTCCAGAAAAGGGACATCGTTGAGTTGCCCGGTAAAAGTGCATTTTGTAAGCAAGTGCTTATCATATTGAATGGGCATATTATAGCTGGATTCCAGTTGAGCAAATACGTCCGATACAGGCGTGAATTCGAAACTAAACTGCTGGTTAACAATGGTTGACGTAATTTCTTTCGCTGGAATGAAATCCTGCTTAACAACCTTATCTGTTTTAGTTTCAAAACTGAGTTGTTCGTTTCTTGTCAGCAAAACCGTTTTGCCGGGCGAATCAATGGGGGTAACCGAAACCTTGCCCGTCTTCACCTTGACATAAACCGCCGTTTCCTTGTCGAAAGAACGTACCTGAAAACTGGTTCCCAGCACTTTAGTGGTCAGATTGGTTGTATAAACAATGAAAGGTCTGGCCGGATTTTTAGTCACTTCGAAAAATCCTTCTCCCTGTAGATACGCTTCCCGAAGCTTATGCGTGTTTTGTTTATGAAAACGCAGCTGACTTCCTGTCGAGAGCAATACGGAGGAGTTATCTGGCAGCAGAATGACCAGAGGCTGGCCCGTTACATTCTTTACAATTTTCCAGCCGGCATCCTGTACAGGCTGCTCTACTTGCTTGTTGAATACCGCTATCTGGTTGGGAATGGGGTTACCTAGTTGCCACCAGATTATTAAACCAGCCACTGCTGCAGCAGCAACCCACCGCCCCCAATGCCAACTGGATAAAGGTTTTACCAGGGTAGTCGATGGCGTAAGCTGATCCAGTATTTTTTCTGTATTTTCTTTTACGGATTGGTCTGAAATCTCAACCTGCTTTCCCTGAAGTACCAATAAGGTAGCTACGGCCTGCTCGTAGAGGTCCCTTTTTTCGGGATACTGGGCCAGCCATTGTTGCCAGTACACCTGATCTTCCGGCCGCCTTTCACGAACCCACGTCCGAAAGGCGTCGTTTTCTAAGAAGTCGTCAACACTTGAAAAATGGTCGGGGGGCAGAGTCATTGGTACTTTTCTACTATTTTTATTGATAGTATGAAGTTCCTATTCGCCGATACCCTTCTCAAAGGAAATTTTTTTGAAAAAAAATACAAATCACCGGAAATATGTGGACAAGCCATTGGCTCCGAAGCTTATTAAGTGCTTTCTGGAGAAAATTGGAGACCGATTGGCGGTTTACGTTCATTACCTCGGCAATCTCCGGTATGGATAAATTTTCGTAATAACGTAGATATAAAGCTTCCCGCTCACGGGCTGGCAAGGCTGCCAGTTGCTCCTGTATCATTTTCGTCATATTGACCAATGATTCCTGGCGGATCAGTAATGTTTCTGAGTCAACATCCTCTGCGACCGACGTATCCCAGTCCAGTTCTTCGTATTTTAACCGTTTTTGAGCGCGAAGATGCTGTATTATATGGCTCCGGATTGATTTTAGTAAATAATGCTTAACCGAGTCCGTTTCGTTAATCTGTAATCGATTTTGCCAGAGCTGTAAAAATAATTCCTGTATGCAGTCCTCTACGATCGATTCCTCAACCATAAATTTTAGCCCATAGTGTTTCAGTACGCCATAATAGCGTTCGGCCAGTAAACCTAATGCCTGTTTATCACCCGCGCGATAGGCTTGCCATAGCGCTTGGTCCTGTGGCTGAAAAATCATGAAACTAGTTAAGATGTAGGCTTACAAAAATAAAAAAATCATACAAATGTTTTAAATTGTACAATAAGTAATTCTTTTTATCTGAATAAAATTTGAGAAGGCAGCCAGCAGTTACGTTAGGATACACGAATGAGTAGAGCAGCTGAACGCGTATGCATAAATCCCGAAATTAATGAGCAATAGCACTCTTTGGCTTCTACACACGACTACAGATGACAACTTTGCCCAATAAGTACAAATACTCTGATAACCCAACTTTACAGTGCCTCTACTAGTCTGGTCACAGAAACACATCATTCACCAAAGCTGTGCTGTACTGAGTTGCCCAACGATAGTAGAGTCGGTAGCTAATACGGCGATATTATTTATTGGTGTAAAAATGACACTTATCTTTTAAATGTCAAAATTTCGGCCATTTTTTTGGCTACATCTAAGTTTAATTTTCATTATAATAAACATAAACAATCAGGCAAGGCTACATTCGCGGCTGCGGAGTCGCTTTCAGTACAGTAGTTCCGAGGGCTGCCGTTTTCGTATCCTTTTTGGCCGGGAAGAAGTTAGCCGGATGATCGCTAATTTAGCATTCACAGTGGCTATATCTGGCAGAGCATTTTCGTGGCTATTTCATGCAAATGGCTTAGGTATGGCCAGGATACCCTGTTTGATTCAACCCGATTCAACTACAGCTGAACATAAGGTTGTTTGAGCCATTTCTTAATAATGACCATCGAGGATTTCATTCGTCCTAAACAGTATATTTAATGCCTGTTATCCATTTGTAGATGACTGATCCAGAAACAGGTGTGTACTCTTTTGCCAGAAACGTATATACATTTTGCTTTTTACCGATTTAAGCTGATGGCTGTAAAACCGGCCATTTACCTACTAAGCCTGCTCATTGGGCTTTGTACCTGGGTAGAAGCCCAACCCTATGTGGCCTGGGTGAAGCATTATGCCCCGCAGGATGGGCTGGCACACCGGGAAGTCAATGCCATTTTTCAGGATCGGCAGGGGTTTATGTGGTTCGGTACCAGGTTTGGCCTGAGTCGATTTGATGGAAAGACTTTCACTACGTTCACCAAAGACCGCAATGGACTCGTCTTTGACGATATTCATGCTATCGCTCAGGATGCCAATGGTTTGTTATGGTTAATGGGGCCCTACCATGAATCGCGGATAGCCTTGTTCAACCCGTTGACGAGTAAGCCGGTTGCTTTTAACGGCATACGTAATGTTCAACAGGATACCGCTTTCGTTCATGAAGCTGTAGGTCTGTTAAGTGGTCATGATGGTACCATCATTTTAACGAACTCTCGCTCGGCTAAACTCACCGTTTATCACCCAACAACGGGCCTGCATTCTGTTTCTTTACCGCAGTTTAAGACACTAGGCAGCTTTCAGTCGACGGACGAAAATACGGTCTGGTGCATTGCAGATGATCGACATATTGTTGAATTGACTCCCGATGGCCGGGTGCTGCATCAGTTTTCTCATGGGCAGGGCGATCAAATAAGTTGGCATTTCGGCCAGCGAAACGCGGGTATCGAGTTTTTCTATTCGGTTTATAACCCAGCAAAAGGGGGTAAACGGCTGTTTTACAGAGTCGATGAACAAGGTCGGCGGCAGCAGTGGCCTTCTGCCCTGATCGATGCTATGGCTCGGTATACGGGCGCGATCTGCTATCCGTTGAACCGGGATGGTCTACTCTGGGATGGAATCACGCTGAGGGATTCTACCAACCGAACCCTGCTATCTATTACCGACCAGACTGCGGGTGAAACCATTGAGAATCGGAGCTTTTTCCGAGATCGGAGCGGTCTGCTTTGGTTAGGAACCAGCTTTGGTGTCTACCAGGTGAAATTAACCCCAAACTATTTCCACCGATTATTTTATCAGCCGGGCAACAAAGGCGATCAGGTAGCCGCCATTCGGGGTATTACGGTACTGGGCGATCAGGTGTATGCTAACCAGGAAAAGTTCGGCCTCTATACGGTTCCGCGGCAGGGCGGTAAACCAAAAAAGATATCCGGGAATCGTTTTTTTGCCTATGGTTTAGCGAAGGATCAGCAGGGTAAACTCTACAAAGGAGATGTTAATCAGGTAGTTAACTATGACCCATCGTCGGGAAACGCTACCACCATATCCCTACCCATCGATTCGGAGGCCTGGGCACTCTATCCGTTGAGCACCAACCAGTGGCTGGTTGGTACGCCAAAAGGTCTTAGGCTGATGGATACCAAAAAACAGCAGGCAAACCTATTTGGTCAATATAATCAGTTTGCCGAACTGGCTCAGGGACACATTCTCCATATCGCTCCTGACCGGCAGGGTACACTTTGGATTTGCGCGTCTACCGGATTGTATACTATAGACCCGATAAAAGGCATTACTGCCCGCTACTGGAGTGGGGGTAAAGGTCGTTTTCACCTGCCTGCCGACAACTATCAGCATTTTTATGCCGATAAACAGGGGATCTACTGGCTGGCTACGGGAAATGCCGGCCTGATTCGCTGGGATCGGAGGACGCATCTGTACCGACAATTCCGACGCTCTGAGGGGTTATCCAATGACAATATCTATGCCGTCTATGCCGATGGGCGAGGGCATCTCTGGCTTAGCAGCGACTACGGCATTATGCAGTTCGATCCGATTCGGCTCACGACCCGTACCTACTTTGTGCAGGATGGTATTACCCATAATGAGTTCAATCGGATTGCGCATGCCCAGGACAAGGCTGGTCGGATTTACTTCGGCGGTCTCAACGGAATCACAACCTTCGATCCGCGGGATTTTGCTGTCGAACCTCCACCGGCTCCACTCCCAATACAACTGGTATCGTTTCGTCAGTTTGACCAGGCAAGTAATAAACTCATCGACAAAACGGAAGAGCTGGCCCAAAGCCATCAACTCGTGGTGCGGCCAGGGGATCAGACATCGGTGGTCGAGTTTGCCCTATTGAATTTCACCGATGGCGAAAAGAACGTATATGCCTACCAGTTCAAAGGGCTGGATAATGTATGGACCCAGCAGACCGAATCATCGTTGCGGCTGGGGAATCTGCCCTACGGAGAGTATGAGTTGTTGATCAAGGGGCAGGCCGCTAATGGACAATGGTCGTCGAATGTGCTGTCGATTGCGGTAGATGTACAACGACCGTTTTACCTGAAAGTCTGGTTTCTGGTGCTATCGGGGCTGTTCGTTATCGCCGGAATCTGGGGCTGGCTGAAGTGGCGTATCTGGAACCACCAGCAGGAGCGGAAACGACTACAAACCGAGATCAATCAGGCCACAGCACGGATCGAAGCCGATAAGAACGTGATTGAGCAACAAGCCCAGGCACTTTATCAACTCAACGAAACGAAATCCCGCTTTTTTGCCAACATTTCACACGAGTTCCGCACCCCGCTTACCGTGATTCTGGGCATGACTTCGGAACTGAAACGGTATAGTCTCGATGAACTGGCTCAACACCGTCAGCGGGTGGCGAACCTCATCGAACGCAATGGCAGCAACCTGCTACGGTTGGTTAATCAGATTCTGGACCTGTCGAAGCTCGAAGCCGGAGAAATGTATCTGCAACCCATACAGGCCGATCTGGCCAGTTTTGCCCGCTATGTATCGGAGTCGTTCCATACGATGGCTTTCCTTAAAAACGTCGAGATGCATTTTCTGGCCGACAATCCAACGCTGGAAACGGATTTCGATAAGGACAAACTACAGGATATTCTGTCCAATCTGCTCACGAATGCGCTCAAATTTACGCCCGCTGGAGGCCAGATTTTTCTAACGCTTAGCGTTCAGGAAGGCTGGCGTTCATTAGCGAACCAGGGTTATTACGAAGAAATTGTTCCTACCCAACAGCGGGATGCTTCCTGGATAAGTATCCAGGTGCGA
This window harbors:
- a CDS encoding FecR family protein — translated: MTLPPDHFSSVDDFLENDAFRTWVRERRPEDQVYWQQWLAQYPEKRDLYEQAVATLLVLQGKQVEISDQSVKENTEKILDQLTPSTTLVKPLSSWHWGRWVAAAAVAGLIIWWQLGNPIPNQIAVFNKQVEQPVQDAGWKIVKNVTGQPLVILLPDNSSVLLSTGSQLRFHKQNTHKLREAYLQGEGFFEVTKNPARPFIVYTTNLTTKVLGTSFQVRSFDKETAVYVKVKTGKVSVTPIDSPGKTVLLTRNEQLSFETKTDKVVKQDFIPAKEITSTIVNQQFSFEFTPVSDVFAQLESSYNMPIQYDKHLLTKCTFTGQLNDVPFLEKIRLICLTIESTFDVVDNQVIIHSRGCN
- a CDS encoding RNA polymerase sigma factor; this encodes MIFQPQDQALWQAYRAGDKQALGLLAERYYGVLKHYGLKFMVEESIVEDCIQELFLQLWQNRLQINETDSVKHYLLKSIRSHIIQHLRAQKRLKYEELDWDTSVAEDVDSETLLIRQESLVNMTKMIQEQLAALPAREREALYLRYYENLSIPEIAEVMNVNRQSVSNFLQKALNKLRSQWLVHIFPVICIFFQKNFL
- a CDS encoding hybrid sensor histidine kinase/response regulator transcription factor, which gives rise to MAVKPAIYLLSLLIGLCTWVEAQPYVAWVKHYAPQDGLAHREVNAIFQDRQGFMWFGTRFGLSRFDGKTFTTFTKDRNGLVFDDIHAIAQDANGLLWLMGPYHESRIALFNPLTSKPVAFNGIRNVQQDTAFVHEAVGLLSGHDGTIILTNSRSAKLTVYHPTTGLHSVSLPQFKTLGSFQSTDENTVWCIADDRHIVELTPDGRVLHQFSHGQGDQISWHFGQRNAGIEFFYSVYNPAKGGKRLFYRVDEQGRRQQWPSALIDAMARYTGAICYPLNRDGLLWDGITLRDSTNRTLLSITDQTAGETIENRSFFRDRSGLLWLGTSFGVYQVKLTPNYFHRLFYQPGNKGDQVAAIRGITVLGDQVYANQEKFGLYTVPRQGGKPKKISGNRFFAYGLAKDQQGKLYKGDVNQVVNYDPSSGNATTISLPIDSEAWALYPLSTNQWLVGTPKGLRLMDTKKQQANLFGQYNQFAELAQGHILHIAPDRQGTLWICASTGLYTIDPIKGITARYWSGGKGRFHLPADNYQHFYADKQGIYWLATGNAGLIRWDRRTHLYRQFRRSEGLSNDNIYAVYADGRGHLWLSSDYGIMQFDPIRLTTRTYFVQDGITHNEFNRIAHAQDKAGRIYFGGLNGITTFDPRDFAVEPPPAPLPIQLVSFRQFDQASNKLIDKTEELAQSHQLVVRPGDQTSVVEFALLNFTDGEKNVYAYQFKGLDNVWTQQTESSLRLGNLPYGEYELLIKGQAANGQWSSNVLSIAVDVQRPFYLKVWFLVLSGLFVIAGIWGWLKWRIWNHQQERKRLQTEINQATARIEADKNVIEQQAQALYQLNETKSRFFANISHEFRTPLTVILGMTSELKRYSLDELAQHRQRVANLIERNGSNLLRLVNQILDLSKLEAGEMYLQPIQADLASFARYVSESFHTMAFLKNVEMHFLADNPTLETDFDKDKLQDILSNLLTNALKFTPAGGQIFLTLSVQEGWRSLANQGYYEEIVPTQQRDASWISIQVRDTGSGIHADQLPLIFNRFFQGSADAGSINSVSGQPGTEIGGTGIGLSLVRELILLMNGGLAVRSQPGQGTEFVISLRHTRQALSVPLPVVEPIRVHPDRVEVIHSMADQPQDKPMLLLVEDNEDVAAYITSCLQADYQIIRVDNGQQGIDQALETIPDLIVSDVMMPLKDGFQLCDTLKNDERTSHIPIVLLTARAAVTDRIAGLRRGADAYLTKPFQREELDVVLTNLLQSRRILQIHYSQQLLQTTRADQPVDTETDSLEDQFLHKLRVMLEPQLENSQLSIDELCQQIGLSRSTLHRKLVGLTGMSIIPYIRVIRLGKAKELLISSDLNISEVAYAVGFEDPKYFSRQFSEEFGLSPAKFRLVK